The Streptomyces sp. NBC_01276 genome contains the following window.
CCGTCAGGCACAGTGCGGCCCCGGTAGCGGCCAGGCTCAGGTAACGGCCCTTCACGGTTCTCGATCCACCCCTTTTTGTACGTACGATTCGACGTAAGGTCTACACCACTTTGACGGCTCCTCCACATCCGGAACGGCGTGGCGCCCGGACTGTGTCCGGACCGTATCCGGACCAAGGTCCCGAATTTGTATGGCGGCTCAACAATCCCCTCAATGGACTAGACCTTTCCCTCCCGAGCACGCGAGACTGTCTCCTGTGAAACCCGTGAAACACGTCATCGCCCTCGATGTGGGCGGCACCGGGATGAAGGCCGCCCTCATCGCCCGGGACGGCAACCTGCTGCACGAGGCGCGCCGCGCCACCGGCCGCGAGCGGGGCCCCGAAGCCGTCGTCGAGACGATCCTGTACTTCGCCGACGAGCTGCTGCGCCTGGGCCTCGAACGCTTCGGCACGACCGCCTCCGCCGCCGGAGTGGCCGTCCCCGGCATCGTCGACGCCGAACGGGGCATCGCCGTCTACGCGGCCAACCTCGGCTGGCGCGACGTCCCGCTGCGCGCGCTCCTCGGAGCCCACCTGGGCGGCGTCCCCGTCGCCCTCGGGCACGACGTCCGCACCGGCGGGCTCGCCGAGGGCCGCATCGGCGCGGGCCGGGGTACCGAACGCTTCCTGTTCGTCCCGCTCGGCACCGGCATCGCCGGTGCCATCGGCATCGCCGGCCGCATCGAGGCCGGCGCGCACGGCTACGCGGGCGAGATCGGTCACATCGTGGTCCGTCCCGGAGGTCCCGCCTGCGGCTGCGGCCAGCACGGCTGCCTGGAGACCCTGGCGTCCGCCTCCGCCGTCTCCCGCGCCTGGGCCGCCGCCTCCGGCGACCCGGCGGCCGACGCGGCCGACTGCGCCAAGGCCGTCGAATCCGGCGACGCGCGCGCCCGCGAGGTCTGGCTCACCGCGATCGGCGCCCTCGCCGACGGACTGGTCACCGCGATCACCCTGCTGGACCCGAGCACGCTGATCATCGGTGGCGGGCTGGCCGAGGCGGGGGAAACCTTGTTCACACCACTTCGGGCGGCCGTCGAGGAGCGCGTGACGTTCCAGCGGCTGCCCGAGATCGTTCCGGCTGCCCTCGGGGACACCGCCGGATGCCTGGGCGCAGGGCTGCTCGCCTGGGACCTACTCGCCACGGAGGTACCTGCCTGATGTCCGGAAGCGCACACAGCACCGTTCTCTCCGGCGCCAGGGTGGTGCTGCCCACCGGGACCGTCGCGGGAGGCCGGGTCATCGTCGAGCGCGACCGCATCGCGGGCAGCGCCCCCGAGGGCGCCGGGATCGTCGACGTGTCCGGGCACTGGATCGTCCCCGGCTTCGTGGACATGCACAACCACGGCGGCGGCGGGGCCTCCTTCACCTCCGGCACCCCCGAGGAGGTCCTGCGGGGCGTACGCACCCACCGCGAGCACGGCACCACCACCCTCGTCGCCTCCACCGTCACCGGCGACCTCGACGAACTGGCCCGGCGCGCCGCCCTGCTCGCTGAGCTCACCCAGCAGGGCGAGATCGCCGGCGTCCACTTCGAGGGCCCCTTCATCAACCCCTGCCGCAAGGGCGCGCACAAGGCGGACCTGCTCCGCGACCCCGACCCGGCCGAGGTCCGCAAGCTGGTCGACGCCGCGCACGGCACCGCCCGGATGTTCACCCTCGCCACCGAACTGCCGGGCGGACTGGACTCCGTACGGCTGCTGGCCGAGCACGGGGTCATCGCCGCGATCGGCCACACGGACTCCACGTACGACCAGACCCGCCAGGCCATCGACGCCGGCGCGACCGTCGCCACCCACCTCTACAACGCGATGCCCGGCCTGGAGCACCGCGCCCCCGGGCCGATCGCCGCCCTGCTGGAGGACGAACGGGTCACCGTCGAGCTGATCAACGACGGCACCCACCTGCACCCGGCGATGCTGGAGCTGGCCTTCCGCCACGCCGGCGCCCACCGCGTGGCGCTGATCACCGACGCCATGGACGCGGCCGGCTTCGGCGACGGCACCTACCACCTCGGCCCGCTGGAGGTCGAGGTCAAGGACGGCGTCGCCCGCCTCGTGGAGGGCGGCTCCATCGCGGGCTCCACCCTGACCCTGGACACCGCCTTCAAGCGGTCGGTGACGGTCGACCGGCTGCCCGTCGAATCCGTGGTCCAGGCGATCTCGGCCAACCCGGCGAAGCTCCTCGGCCTCTACGGCGAGGTCGGCTCGCTGGAACCGGGCAAGTACGCCGACCTGGTCGTCCTCGACGCCGCGTTCGACCTCAAGGGCGTCATGCGGCGCGGCGAATGGATCGTCAACCCGCTGTCCTGAGCGGCCTTCCGGCGGTACGGAGCACGGCGGCGGGCCCTCGGGACTGGGCCCGCCGCCCGGTATTTGGCATGATCCCGGCATTCACCGAGACCGGGGCTGGCCATGATCCTCACCGTGACGCTCAACACCGCACTCGACGTCACCCACCGGGTGCCGCGACTGCTCCCGCACGCCTCCCACCGGGTCACCGGTGTCGCCGAACGCCCGGGCGGCAAGGGCCTGAACGTGGCCCGGGTGCTCGGCGCGCTCGGCCACCCGGTGACGGCGACGGGCTTCGCGGGCGGACCGGCCGGCACGCTCGTACGCGAACTGCTCGCCGGCTGCCCCGGGGTCACCGACGCCCTCGTCCCCTGCTCGGGCACCACCCGGCGCACCCTGGCCGTCGTCGACGAAACCACCGGCGACACCACGCAGTTCAACGAACCCGGCCCGCAGATCACCGCCGGGGAATGGTCCGCCTTCCTGGACCGCTACACCGAACTCGCCGCCCGAGCACGCGCGGTGGCCCTGTGCGGCAGCCTCCCCCCGGGCGTCCCGGTCGGCGCCTACGCGACCCTCGTACGGACGGCCCGCACCGCCGGCGTCCCGGTCCTCCTGGACACCAGCGGCGAGGCCCTGCGCCGCGGGGTCGCCGCCCGGCCGGAGATCATCAAGCCGAACTCCGCCGAACTGGCGGAGCTGACCGGCTCCCGCGAGCCGCTCCCCGCCACCCGCGACGCCCGCCGCCGGGGCGCCCACGCAGTGGTCACCTCCCTGGGCCCCGGAGGGCTCCTCGCCGCCACCCCCGACGGCACCTGGCAGGCGGCCCCGCCCCGCCCGCTGTCCGGCAACCCCACCGGCGCGGGCGACTCCGCGGTGGCGGGCCTGCTCTCCGCCCTCACGGAGGGCCTGGACTGGCCGGCCCGGCTCACCCGCGCGGTGGCCCTCTCGGCGGCCACCGTCCACGCCCCGGTGGCGGGAGAGTTCGACCCCCGCACCTACGAGGAGGTACGGGGGTCGGTGAAGGTCACGCCGCTCCAGTAGCGCGTCGCGAGGGGGCGGGCGCGAGGGGTGCGCCCCCGCGCCGTCGCCGCGCATCAGCCCTTGGTGTGCCCCTGGCCCAGCCTCAGCTGGTCGAAGATCACGTCGCACTGGTTGCCGGCCTCGCACGAGATCTTCATCGCGTTCGAGCCCTTCTTCAGGGTTATGAACGCGAACGTGCGGGTCCACCCCTTGTCCCACGCCCCGGCCTCGGCCTTCGCGAAGTTCGCCAGGTTCAGGGACTGGTTCGGGCTCTGCCCGTTGACCGTGAGGGTCGTCTTCGCGTCCTTGCCGGGCACCGCGTAGTTCACGAACAGCGTGTAGTCACCGGCTTCGGGGACCTCGACCGTCCAGGTCAGCGCGGCACCCGGCGTGTTGAAGTTGCCGACGTACTGGCCGCCCGAACTCTTCGACCCCTGCACCGCGCTCTGCAGCACCGCACCACCGGTGAGCGCCATCCCCGCGCCGGCGGCCTCGCCCTTCGGCAGCGGGCTCTGGGAGGGCTCCGGTGAACCGCTGGGTTCGGTGCCGCCGGTGTTCTGCTGGGGCGCCGACGGCTTCGGGGACTGGGACGACGCCTGGTTGCCGCCCTTCTTGTCGTCGCCCTTCTTGCCGAAGACCAGCGCCGCGCTGATGCCGATCGCCACCGCGGCGACCACCGCCACCGCGGCGATCAGCAGGCCCTTGCGGCTGGAGCCGCCGCCCCCGCCGTGGCCGCCACGGCCGCCGGGGAGGGGGGACTGCTGGGTGTGCTGCTGCTGCGCCGGAACGCCGTAGCCGCCCGCCTGGAGCGCCTCGGGAGCCTGGTACTGGGCCTGGTAGGCCGGGGCCTGCTGCTGCGGCGGGACCGCGCCGCGCTGGCCGCCGTACGTCCGCTCACCGACCGTGCGCACCTGGTTGTACGAGGTACGGGGGACGCCGGGCTGCGCGCCGGACGGGCCACCGACCGCGGGGCCGGGGTAGCCGTATCCGCCGCCCTGACCGGGCGGGGTGGCTCCGGCGGCCTGGCCGTCCGCGTAGAGGTAGCCGAACGGGTCGTCGTCCTCGGGCTGGTTCGCCCCACCGTGCGGGC
Protein-coding sequences here:
- a CDS encoding CBM35 domain-containing protein, yielding MTTPAHNGPHGGANQPEDDDPFGYLYADGQAAGATPPGQGGGYGYPGPAVGGPSGAQPGVPRTSYNQVRTVGERTYGGQRGAVPPQQQAPAYQAQYQAPEALQAGGYGVPAQQQHTQQSPLPGGRGGHGGGGGSSRKGLLIAAVAVVAAVAIGISAALVFGKKGDDKKGGNQASSQSPKPSAPQQNTGGTEPSGSPEPSQSPLPKGEAAGAGMALTGGAVLQSAVQGSKSSGGQYVGNFNTPGAALTWTVEVPEAGDYTLFVNYAVPGKDAKTTLTVNGQSPNQSLNLANFAKAEAGAWDKGWTRTFAFITLKKGSNAMKISCEAGNQCDVIFDQLRLGQGHTKG
- the nagA gene encoding N-acetylglucosamine-6-phosphate deacetylase; translated protein: MSGSAHSTVLSGARVVLPTGTVAGGRVIVERDRIAGSAPEGAGIVDVSGHWIVPGFVDMHNHGGGGASFTSGTPEEVLRGVRTHREHGTTTLVASTVTGDLDELARRAALLAELTQQGEIAGVHFEGPFINPCRKGAHKADLLRDPDPAEVRKLVDAAHGTARMFTLATELPGGLDSVRLLAEHGVIAAIGHTDSTYDQTRQAIDAGATVATHLYNAMPGLEHRAPGPIAALLEDERVTVELINDGTHLHPAMLELAFRHAGAHRVALITDAMDAAGFGDGTYHLGPLEVEVKDGVARLVEGGSIAGSTLTLDTAFKRSVTVDRLPVESVVQAISANPAKLLGLYGEVGSLEPGKYADLVVLDAAFDLKGVMRRGEWIVNPLS
- a CDS encoding ROK family protein yields the protein MKHVIALDVGGTGMKAALIARDGNLLHEARRATGRERGPEAVVETILYFADELLRLGLERFGTTASAAGVAVPGIVDAERGIAVYAANLGWRDVPLRALLGAHLGGVPVALGHDVRTGGLAEGRIGAGRGTERFLFVPLGTGIAGAIGIAGRIEAGAHGYAGEIGHIVVRPGGPACGCGQHGCLETLASASAVSRAWAAASGDPAADAADCAKAVESGDARAREVWLTAIGALADGLVTAITLLDPSTLIIGGGLAEAGETLFTPLRAAVEERVTFQRLPEIVPAALGDTAGCLGAGLLAWDLLATEVPA
- a CDS encoding 1-phosphofructokinase family hexose kinase; its protein translation is MILTVTLNTALDVTHRVPRLLPHASHRVTGVAERPGGKGLNVARVLGALGHPVTATGFAGGPAGTLVRELLAGCPGVTDALVPCSGTTRRTLAVVDETTGDTTQFNEPGPQITAGEWSAFLDRYTELAARARAVALCGSLPPGVPVGAYATLVRTARTAGVPVLLDTSGEALRRGVAARPEIIKPNSAELAELTGSREPLPATRDARRRGAHAVVTSLGPGGLLAATPDGTWQAAPPRPLSGNPTGAGDSAVAGLLSALTEGLDWPARLTRAVALSAATVHAPVAGEFDPRTYEEVRGSVKVTPLQ